In Dyadobacter sp. NIV53, a single window of DNA contains:
- a CDS encoding phosphohydrolase: MNASLNTPSVTEEAQKQPMKLNCEHHAECMKIIQSILDDEATDAEKDHFRDNMEKCIPCIEAYRLEKCIKDSLSIKLEKKPCPKNILDTIILKINS, from the coding sequence ATGAATGCATCATTGAATACGCCTTCTGTGACAGAAGAAGCGCAAAAGCAACCCATGAAGCTAAATTGTGAGCATCATGCTGAATGTATGAAAATTATTCAGTCCATTTTGGACGATGAAGCCACAGATGCAGAGAAGGATCATTTTAGAGATAATATGGAAAAGTGTATCCCTTGCATTGAAGCTTACAGGTTAGAAAAATGCATTAAGGATTCTCTTAGTATCAAGCTCGAAAAAAAACCTTGTCCGAAAAATATTCTGGATACTATTATTTTAAAAATAAACAGTTAA